GCCTGCGACGGTGCGTTCGGCAAAGCGTTTGGGGATGCGTGCCATGCCGATACGCTGCTCGATGATCCTGCGCTGCTGCTCCGCCTGCCTTGCCGCAAGAGCCGCCTCTTCGGCCTGCCTGCGCTGCTGCTCCGCCTCTTTCGCACACTCGGGACAGCCCTGCGTGTAGCGGCGGTAAACGCGCTCGGTGTAGTCCGTGCCGTGCCTGTCGCAATGCTTTTGCGTTTCGCTGAGCGGGGTCAGCATGGCGGCCAGCGTATGGCTGCTTTTCATCATTTCGCCGACGGATTTCACAACACGTCCTTCGCTAAAAACGCCCCGCCGACGGTGTGGATGGGCGTGTCTTTGACGGAGTTTCCACGCACGGCCGGATTGCGGTGTTCGTGCAGCCACTGTGCACAAAAACCCACCCAGCCGCGTTCGCAACACAGCGTCAATGCCTGTTCCAGCGACAAACCCGCACGGTTTGCCTCCCGCTCCAAGCCATCCAGCGCGGTTTTCGTCAGCGTGGCCGAACGCTTGTCCCTGCGCACCGCCAGATAATCCCGCGCCAAATCCCCGTCTATGCCCCGATCGGCCAAGAGGTTCAGCGCATCCAGCTCACGCCGTGCGGCGGAAGGTTGGCGTTTGGCAGGCTTGGCAGGTCTCGGCGGTGCGGCAGGTTTTTCAGACGGCCTGTCTGCAAGACTTTCCGAAGGTCGGTTGGCAGACACACAACGCGCCTCGCGCGTAATATTTCTGTTGTAATCTACTGCTGTAGTCTTCTGGTAGTCTTCTGTTCTTATATACGAATGTTGATTTTGCATTTCGTCGGCTGTTGATTCCTCACTTCCCGAATGTTGCTTTTGCATTTCGGGGCTGTTGCTTTTGCATTTCGGGGCTGTTGATTCCCCACTTCCCGAATGTTGCAGCATCAGCGCATCAAAAGCGTCCAAATCCAATCGGTAGTAAATCCGGTGTTCGATACGTTTTTCCGTTTCAACCAACACCCCCCGCTCGCGCAGCTTGGCGCGCGCGGTGCGCTGCTCCTGCACGCTCAATCCCGTTTCCATTTCAATCTCTTCGGCGGTGCGGTAAATGCCCAAATCGCTCTCGCCTTTGTCGTTCCAGTAGAAGAAATGGGAAAACAGAATCGACGCATTCACGCCGCCCAGCGGCTTGGCAAGCTGCGGGAAATAGGCAATCGGCCTGCCGTGCAGCTTCAACATTTCAGACGGCCTCATAGCCCGCTCCTTCCGTTTTCCAGCGTCAGATGGTAAACATTCGTCAGATTTTGGCCGTGTCCGATTTTCCGTTTTTCAATCCGTAAAAAACCGTATTCCTCCAGCCAGCGGATATGGTTGATTACCGCCCTGCTCGAACACTCCGCCGCCTCGGCCACGGAAGCATAGGAAGGCCGGCATTCCCCCCTGTCATTGGCCTGATCGGCCAGCTTCAGCAACACCAGCTTGCGGATGGCATTGCCCACTTTCAGGCTCATGGCTTTCGCCGTTAAAGACATACTCATGCTTCAACTCCCATCGAATAGCGCACATAACGCGCCCCGTTGTTTTCTTCGCCCGCGCGGGCAATCACCACCCGCGCCCTTCCAATTCGGTAATCCGCGCGGCAAGCTGCGTAATGCCAAACTTCGCATAGGCTTCAAAACTCGTAACCGAGCCGCCCGCCTGCAAATATTCCAACAAACGCGCACACTGGCTGTTGCGCTTCAAAGGTTTCAAGGGCATAATTTCCTCCTCAATTTCATTGAGTGAAGTGATATAGTTCTTTCGTTCCCCCGACCCGTTCGGGGGCTTTTTTTGCCGTCTGTCCGTGCCGTCAAGCGTCTGTCCGCTTTGTCATTCATCCGTGTAGAATCGAAGTTCCACCAACAACCCTCCACGGAGAATTTGAAATGAATGAATCTGCTTACAATCAGGCCGTAGAAATCGCCAAAGCAGCCATACAGGCCAAGCCCGACATGTTTCTGAAAGGCTCGCAGCCCGTCTTCATCAAGCAAAGCGCGCAAACCATCGCCGACTTTATCGAACAAACCGCGCTTCACTTGGAAGCAGTGCGCGAACGCTTGGAAAAAGAGCGGTAATCCTCCAGCCACAGCAAAGCGTTTTCCAGCGACAAAAGCACATCAAACGGCGCAGCCTTGCTTTGGCGCGCCTTCTTCCACGCCAGCTTCTCCAAACGCTTGCGCTCTTTCTTTTTCAGCTTCAACCGCTTCGTCTCCATCTCACACCTCCTTCAATTCAGGCCAAATCTCGTGCCAGTCGTCAGGCCGCAGGTCTTTGCGCGAAACCAGCCCGCCCGTCGCCTGCTCGATTTTCGGGCAATATTTCGGCGGCATTTTTCTGTGTCCGTTTTTGACTTGCCATAAAAACGCGGGACTGACTCCCACTTTTTTTGACAACTCGGAGGCGGAAACTCCGCCGCTCAAATAATCAATTAATTTCATATAGCATTGCTTCTTATTTAATGCGAGATAGTATAGCAAAGATACGACAAGAATAGTAGCCTTGTTATTTTTAGCAATGCTTAAAATTGTTAAAAATGACAAGGAGACAAAAATGAATAGATTAGAACGGGTTAAAACCCTTATTGAAGAAAACTATAACGGTAATCAGACAGAATTTGCCCGCGCCATCGGCAAAGCGGCGGCACAGGTAAATCAATGGGTAAACGGATACCGCAATATCGGCGACGGTGCGGCAGCCAATATAGAAACCGCCCTAGACCTTCCGCGCGGCTGGCTCGACGGCGAAGCGGGGCACGCCTACCGCAGCGACACCCCCGTTGTCCGTGCGGGCTGGCTTTCCGTCCCCCGTCTGGCCGCCACCGGCGAAATGGGCGCGGGCATCGAAGCCGACGATCCCGATGCCGTGATTGATTTTGTCGTTGTTGCCCGCGCCTGGGCCAAACAGCAATTCGGCGGCAGCCTCGACAGCCTGCGCGTCATCAACGCCAAAGGCGACAGCATGGAAGACACCATCTCCGACGGCGACATCGTTTTTGCCGACAGCTCCGTCTGCTGCTACGAAGGCGACGGCATCTACGTCATCGCCACCGCCTCCGGCCTGCGCATCAAACGCCTGCAAGCACTCATCGGCGGCGGCCTCAACATCATTTCCGACAACAAAGCCTACCCCGTGGAAACCATCCCCCCCGAAAGCCTCGAACACATCCGCATCTGCGGCCGCGTCAAAGGCCGCTGGACGCTGGGTACGTTTTGAGCCGGCGAACAAACCCGTTAAAGTTTCTTTGGCTTAATCAGGAGAATTAATATGGCTGCATCAACCGCCGCAAACGAACATATTTACCAACTTCCCGCTTCACTTTATTTCCGCACAGATCGTCCGGTGCAAATCGGAGAATTGGTTACGTCTTTGCAGTCTTTGGAAAAAATAACTGCCAGAATGCCCAAGCTGCTGGGAACAATCGCAAATGTTCAGGTATTGCGCACCGAGCTGTTGGTAAACGAAATTCAGGCCGGCAGCATTTGGGAAGATTTCATCGTTTCCGTCGTATTCGGCAATGAAGAGGAGATGATAAAATTCAGCAAATATATGAACGGAGTTTTAAGGGAGCATCCTGTGGAAATTGGCAGCATACTAATCGGGGGGATGCTGGTTTTTGGCATTTATAAAGCGATTGCGTGGGCAAAGGGCGATTCGTCAAAAGATGCCAACCACATTGAAATAAAAAACAATACTATTATTCAGATTGGCGCGGAAACGGTTGAAAAGTCCCCGGAGCAATTTGTTGAAATAATCAAATCAACCGTGGGAGCGCACAAAAGCATAGCCAAAGAGGCTGTAAACGTGATTGCACCTGCCAAGAAAGAAAAAGGAAGCAGCATAAGTTTTGGAGGGAAAAACGAAGACTTGCCGACACTTGATGCGGGCTTAATCGAATCCGTACCCGGCTCGTTGAATATTGATCCGGAATCGTCATCGCGCGATTTCTACGATATTGATTTAAACATACGCAAATTAAACCGCGACGGCGATACAGGCTGGGAGGCACTTATGCCGCCGCATATTACCAGACGCTTGAAATTAACATTTGCAGATGGAATTTCCCATGAAGACATTGACGGGAAGTTCGAGTTTCGCGCCGATGTAAAAGTCTTCTACAAGCCGCAAGGGCGGAGCAGGACACTTACTCCGTATGAAATTATGCTGATTTCATTGGTTGAAAACTAAGCTCCCTGCTTTAGCCACAAAAAAGCCACGGAAAATCCGTGGTTTTTTTGCAAAAGTGCTTGCATATTATTCTAATGTGTATTAGAATTATCCCTGTTGTGAAGAGCAACAAAGGAAAAGCCCCCAAACCTGATAATTCGGGGGCGTTACACAGGAAGGATTACCCGATGAGTACCTTCATCAAAGTAATTTTTCTGGTGTTATTCTTGCTGATGTGGCAATCAGCTTGGTAACGTAGTACCAGACAGGGGGAGTTGCCGCTCCTCCTGCTTCCGCCTAATATACAAAACCTTTGCTGGAAAATCAATCATGGAAACGAAAAAATACGACCAAGCCGCCTACAACCGCAAAAGCCGCGAGAAACACGGCATACGCCAGAAGTCTTTTGCGCTCGACCCCGACACCATAGCCCTACTGGAGCGGCTGGCGGCAGAACGCGGCGAAACCCAAACCGCCGTATTCAAAGCAGCCTTGAATAAATTGGCAGAAGGTTGAGCCGCCGCAAAAGCGAAAAGCCCCGTAAATACGGGGCTTTCACGCAGAAAGTGCTTGCTTAAATTAGTAAGCTAGGCTATAATACATCCCATCGGTTGAACAAGAACCGATAGGACAAACGCCCAACCTGCAATCCTGCTTTAAGGGCACTTTCAGGAGAATGAAAAATGAAATGGCTCATTTTTATTCTTCTCATGGTTTTATCGGCTAACGCCTATTAACCTTTGAGAAGCGGCGGGGTGGTAACGACACCCTGCCGTTACTCAAAATCTTAAAGGAATCATCATGGCACTGTCAAGACACGAAATCCAAAAGAAATCC
The sequence above is drawn from the Kingella potus genome and encodes:
- a CDS encoding helix-turn-helix domain-containing protein, producing the protein MSMSLTAKAMSLKVGNAIRKLVLLKLADQANDRGECRPSYASVAEAAECSSRAVINHIRWLEEYGFLRIEKRKIGHGQNLTNVYHLTLENGRSGL
- a CDS encoding helix-turn-helix domain-containing protein, which gives rise to MPLKPLKRNSQCARLLEYLQAGGSVTSFEAYAKFGITQLAARITELEGRGW
- a CDS encoding transcriptional regulator — encoded protein: MKLIDYLSGGVSASELSKKVGVSPAFLWQVKNGHRKMPPKYCPKIEQATGGLVSRKDLRPDDWHEIWPELKEV
- a CDS encoding LexA family transcriptional regulator, with the translated sequence MNRLERVKTLIEENYNGNQTEFARAIGKAAAQVNQWVNGYRNIGDGAAANIETALDLPRGWLDGEAGHAYRSDTPVVRAGWLSVPRLAATGEMGAGIEADDPDAVIDFVVVARAWAKQQFGGSLDSLRVINAKGDSMEDTISDGDIVFADSSVCCYEGDGIYVIATASGLRIKRLQALIGGGLNIISDNKAYPVETIPPESLEHIRICGRVKGRWTLGTF
- a CDS encoding ribbon-helix-helix protein, CopG family, which produces METKKYDQAAYNRKSREKHGIRQKSFALDPDTIALLERLAAERGETQTAVFKAALNKLAEG